The genomic region GCTTCGATCGCGGCCGATGCGCTGGCACCTCTCGTCGTCGAGGAAAGCGACCGTTTCGAGCGCCGCATCGAGCGAGAAGCCCACGGCGTCGTCTTCGTCGTCGCGCCCTGGAACTATCCCTATATGACGGCGATCAACACGATTGCGCCGGCGCTGATGGCCGGCAATACGGTGGTGCTGAAACATGCCTCGCAGACGTTGCTCGTCGGCGAGCGGCTGGTGCAGGCCTTCGTCGAGGCCGGTGTGCCGGAAGATGTGTTCCAGAACGTCTTCCTCGACCATGAGACGACCTCGGCGCTGATTGCCGCCGGCAGCTTCAATTTCGTCAACTTCACCGGATCGGTAGAAGGCGGGCGATCGATGGAGCGGGCCGCCGCCGGCACCTTCACCGGTCTCGGCCTCGAACTCGGCGGCAAGGATCCGGGTTACGTCATGGAAGACGCCGATCTCGAGGCGGCCGTCGATACGCTGATGGACGGCGCGACCTATAATTCCGGCCAGTGCTGCTGCGGCATCGAGCGCGTCTATGTGCACGAATCCCTTTACGACGCCTTTGTCGAAAAGTCGGTCGCCTGGGTGTCGAACTATAAGCTCGGCAATCCGCTCGATCCCGAAACGTCGCTCGGGCCGATGGCGAACAAGCGCTTCGCCAAGGTGGTGCGCGAGCAGATCGCCGATGCCGTTTCCAGGGGCGCCAAGGCGCTTGTCGACCCGAAGCTTTTTCCACAGGATGACGGCGGCGCCTATCTCGCACCGCAGGTTCTCGTCGATGTCGATCATTCCATGGCCTTCATGCGCGAAGAGACTTTCGGTCCGGCGGTCGGCATCATGAAGGTGAAGAGCGACGAGGAGGCACTCGCCTTGATGAACGACAGCCAGTACGGGCTGACGGCCTCGCTCTGGACCAAAGACGTCGAGCGGGCCGCGCGTCTCGGGCGCGAGATCGAAACCGGCACCGTCTTCATGAACCGCGCTGATTATCTCGATCCGGCGCTCTGCTGGACCGGCGTCAAGGAGACCGGCCGCGGCGGCTCGCTGTCGATCATCGGTTTTCAGAATCTGACGCGTCCGAAATCCTTCCACCTGAAGAAAGTCATCGCATGAGCAGCAACATCACTGCAAACTGGAGCTACCCGACATCGGTCAAGCTCGGCCGGGGCCGGATCAAGGAACTGGCTGACGCCTGCAAGAGCCTCGGCATCAAAAAGCCGCTGCTCGTCACCGACCGCGGCCTCGCCTCGATGGCGATCACCAAGAACGCGCTCGACATCCTCGAAGATGCCGGTCTCGGCCGGGCGATCTTCGCCGATGTCGATCCGAACCCGAACGAGAAGAACCTCGAGGCCGGCGTCAAGGCTTTCAAGGATGGCGGCCATGACGGCGTCGTCGCCTTCGGCGGCGGCTCTGGCCTCGATCTCGGCAAGTGCGTCGCCTTCATGGCCGGCCAGACCCGGCCGGTCTGGGACTTCGAGGATATCGGCGACTGGTGGACGCGTGCGAGCCTCGAGGGCATTGCACCGATCGTCGCCGTGCCGACAACGGCGGGCACCGGCTCGGAAGTCGGCCGCGCCAGCGTCATCACCAACTCCGTCACCCATGTGAAGAAGATCATCTTCCATCCGAAGTTCCTGCCCGGCGTCGTCATCTCCGATCCGGAACTGACCGTCGGCATGCCGAAGATCATCACGGCCGGCACCGGCATGGATGCGTTTGCTCATTGCCTGGAGGCCTATTCCTCGCCCTTCTATCACCCGATGTCGGCAGGCATCGCGCTCGAAGGCATGCGGCTCGTCAAGGAATTCCTGCCGCGCGCCTATCGGGAAGGCACCGATCTCGAAGCCCGGGCCAACATGATGGCCGCGGCCGCCATGGGCGCGGTCGCCTTCCAGAAGGGGCTTGGCGCCATCCACGCGCTGTCGCACCCGATCGGCGCCGTCTACAACACCCATCACGGCATGACCAACGCGGTTGTCATGCCGGCGGTGCTGCGCTTCAACCGCAAGGCGATCGAGGAGAAGATCGGCCGGGCCGCCGCCTATCTCGGCATTTCGGGCGGTTTCGACGGCTTCTACGATTATGTGCTGAAGCTTCGCTCCGATCTCGGCGTGCCGGAGACGCTGACGGCGATGGGAATCGCTGCCGACCGCATCGACGAATTGTCGGCCATGGCGATCGAAGATCCGAGTGCCGGCGGCAACCCGGTTGCCATGACGCTCGAAAACACCAAGGCGCTGTTCAAGGATTGCTTCTGAGTATTTGAGGGTGGACCTGCAGAGCAGCCCGGAAAGCCTTGCTTTCCGGGCTGCTTCTATTTTAGCGGCATTCCCAATTTTAGGGATGTGAAAAATACCGGCTGCAATTTCGGCGGGCGTGTTTGGAATTTGTTAACCATGATTAGAAAGGATGGATTAACCGCACAATGCTCCGATGGTGCGTAAAAGAGCGATTCCGGCTCGCACCATTTCCTTCCGAGGACTGAACATGCCTGTCATCACATTCGCAAATACCAAGGGCGGCGCCGGCAAGACGACCGCTGTTCTCCTGCTCGCGACCGAGCTTGCCCGCAAGGGTTACCGCGTCACCATTCTCGACGCCGATCCGCAGCACTGGATTTCGCGCTGGCACGAGATCTCAGGTCATGTGCCCAATGTTTCGGTGATCGATTTCGTGACCACCGCCTCGCTGCCGCTGCATATCAGCGAGAACAAGCACAATACCGACTATTTCATCGTCGACCTGCCGGGCGCGCGCAATCCGCTGCTTGCCACCGCCGTCGGCCTTTCCGACCATGTGCTGATCCCGATCCAGGGCTGTGCAATGGATGCGCGCGGCGGCGCGCAGGTGCTCGAACTGCTGCAATATCTGGACGAGAAGGCAGGCATCAAGATCGGTCATTCGGTGGTGCTGACCCGCGTCAACTCGATGGTGACGACAAGGGCGCTGCAGCTCGTCAAGTCGCTGCTCAGCGAGCGGCACGTGCCGGTGCTGGATACCGCGATCATCGAGCGCTCCGCCTTCCGCGACATCTTCGACTGTGGCGGCACACTGCACACGATCGATCCCACACGCGTCAGCAATCTCGACAAGGCGCGCGAGAACGCCACCTGTTTCGCCGAGGAAATCATGAGCAAACTGCCGG from Rhizobium sp. BT03 harbors:
- a CDS encoding aldehyde dehydrogenase family protein, whose amino-acid sequence is MAMIQCISPIDGSVYAERAALSLDAAKDVVARARKAQKAWAKRPLEQRVQLVLKGAARLNEMSDIVVPELAWQMGRPVKYGGEYKGFNERSNYVASIAADALAPLVVEESDRFERRIEREAHGVVFVVAPWNYPYMTAINTIAPALMAGNTVVLKHASQTLLVGERLVQAFVEAGVPEDVFQNVFLDHETTSALIAAGSFNFVNFTGSVEGGRSMERAAAGTFTGLGLELGGKDPGYVMEDADLEAAVDTLMDGATYNSGQCCCGIERVYVHESLYDAFVEKSVAWVSNYKLGNPLDPETSLGPMANKRFAKVVREQIADAVSRGAKALVDPKLFPQDDGGAYLAPQVLVDVDHSMAFMREETFGPAVGIMKVKSDEEALALMNDSQYGLTASLWTKDVERAARLGREIETGTVFMNRADYLDPALCWTGVKETGRGGSLSIIGFQNLTRPKSFHLKKVIA
- a CDS encoding iron-containing alcohol dehydrogenase — encoded protein: MSSNITANWSYPTSVKLGRGRIKELADACKSLGIKKPLLVTDRGLASMAITKNALDILEDAGLGRAIFADVDPNPNEKNLEAGVKAFKDGGHDGVVAFGGGSGLDLGKCVAFMAGQTRPVWDFEDIGDWWTRASLEGIAPIVAVPTTAGTGSEVGRASVITNSVTHVKKIIFHPKFLPGVVISDPELTVGMPKIITAGTGMDAFAHCLEAYSSPFYHPMSAGIALEGMRLVKEFLPRAYREGTDLEARANMMAAAAMGAVAFQKGLGAIHALSHPIGAVYNTHHGMTNAVVMPAVLRFNRKAIEEKIGRAAAYLGISGGFDGFYDYVLKLRSDLGVPETLTAMGIAADRIDELSAMAIEDPSAGGNPVAMTLENTKALFKDCF
- a CDS encoding ParA family protein produces the protein MPVITFANTKGGAGKTTAVLLLATELARKGYRVTILDADPQHWISRWHEISGHVPNVSVIDFVTTASLPLHISENKHNTDYFIVDLPGARNPLLATAVGLSDHVLIPIQGCAMDARGGAQVLELLQYLDEKAGIKIGHSVVLTRVNSMVTTRALQLVKSLLSERHVPVLDTAIIERSAFRDIFDCGGTLHTIDPTRVSNLDKARENATCFAEEIMSKLPVRLTASARMATAA